One Malus domestica chromosome 11, GDT2T_hap1 genomic region harbors:
- the LOC114819406 gene encoding uncharacterized protein encodes MAESTQLQQAQLATILGPDPAPFQTLIAHLMSSANEQRSQAELLFNLCKQTDPNSLCLKLAHLLQFSPAAEARAMSAILLRKQLTRDDSYLWPRLNPTTQSSLKTILLTCIQQEDNKSISKKLCDTISELASGILPDNGWPELLPFMFQCVSSDSPKLQESAFLIFALLSQYIGETMVPHIKELHAVFLHSLGNSPSPDVKIAALNAVINFIQCLTSSGDRDRFQDLLPAMMKTLMESLNNGNEATAQDALELLIELAGTEPRFLRRQIVEVVGAMLQIAEADTLEEATRHLAIEFVITLAEARERAPGMMRKLPQFISRLFAILMRMLLDIEDEASWHTAETEDEDAGETGNYSVGQECLDRLAISLGGNTIVPVASEQLPAYLAAPEWQKHHAALIALAQIAEGCGKVMIKNLEQVVAMVLNSFQDPHPRVRWAAINAIGQLSTDLGPDLQVQYHQRVLPALAAAMDDFQNPRVQAHAASALLNFSENCTPDILTPYLDGVVSKLLVLLQNGKQMVQEGALTALASVADSSQEHFQKYYDAVMPYLKAILVNATDKSNRMLRAKSMECISLVGMAVGKDKFRDDAKQVMEVLMALQGSGMEADDPTTSYMLQAWARLCKCLGQDFLPYMSVVMPPLLQSAQLKPDVTITSADDNSDIDDSDDESIETITLGDKRIGIKTSVLEEKATACNMLCCYADELKEGFFPWIDQVAPTLVPLLKFYFHDEVRKAAVSAMPELLLSAKLAIEKGQAQGRNETYIKQLSDYIVPALVEALHKEPDTEICANILDALNECLQIAGPLLDESQVRSIVEEIKQVITASSSRKRERAERTKAEDFDDEEKELIKEENEQEEEVFDQVGEILGTLIKTFKASFLPFFDELSSYLTPMWAKDKTPEERRIAICIFDDVAEQCREAALKYYDTFLPFLLEACNDDNPDVRQAALYGLGVCLEFGGIVIKPLVGEALSRLNAVIQHPNALQAENVMAYDNAVSALGKICQFHRDSIDAAQVIPAWLNCLPIKGDLIEAKVVHDQLCSMVERSDRELLGLNNQCLPKIVAVFAEVLCAGKDLATEQTASRMINLLRQLQQTLPPATLASTWSSLQPQQQLALQSILSS; translated from the exons ATGGCCGAGTCGACTCAACTACAGCAAGCCCAACTGGCGACGATTCTCGGTCCCGACCCCGCCCCTTTCCAAACTTTAATCGCCCACCTCATGTCCTCCGCTAATGAGCAGCGCTCCCAGGCCGAGCTCCTCTTCAACCTCTGCAAGCAGACCGATCCCAACTCCCTCTGCCTCAAACTCGCTCACCTCCTCCAGTTCTCTCCAGCCGCCGAGGCCCGAGCAATGTCCGCCATTCTCCTCCGCAAGCAGCTCACTCGCGACGACTCCTACCTCTGGCCCCGATTGAATCCGACTACCCAATCCTCGCTGAAGACGATTCTCTTGACCTGTATTCAGCAGGAGGACAACAAATCCATCTCCAAGAAGCTCTGCGATACAATTTCCGAGCTCGCCTCTGGAATCCTGCCCGATAATGGGTGGCCGGAGCTCTTGCCGTTCATGTTCCAATGCGTCTCGTCCGATTCGCCCAAGCTTCAAGAATCGGCGTTTTTGATATTTGCTCTGTTGTCGCAGTATATCGGCGAGACCATGGTGCCGCACATAAAGGAGTTGCACGCCGTGTTCTTGCACAGCCTGGGGAACTCGCCTAGCCCTGACGTTAAAATCGCAGCTTTGAACGCCGTCATCAATTTCATCCAGTGTTTGACAAGCTCTGGCGATAGGGACAGGTTTCAGGACCTGTTGCCGGCGATGATGAAGACGCTGATGGAGTCTTTGAACAACGGGAACGAGGCCACAGCACAGGACGCTCTTGAATTGTTGATTGAATTGGCTGGGACTGAGCCGAGGTTCCTCAGGCGGCAGATTGTGGAGGTTGTTGGGGCAATGCTACAAATTGCCGAGGCGGACACCTTGGAAGAAGCAACCCGGCACTTGGCAATTGAGTTTGTAATCACCCTTGCTGAGGCCAGAGAACGTGCACCAGGGATGATGAGAAAGTTGCCGCAGTTCATAAGCCGATTGTTTGCCATTTTGATGAGGATGCTTCTGGATATTGAGGACGAAGCCTCATGGCATACAGCCGAGACCGAAGATGAGGATGCCGGTGAGACTGGTAATTACAGTGTTGGGCAGGAGTGTTTAGATAGGCTTGCCATATCTCTGGGTGGGAATACCATTGTTCCCGTGGCGTCTGAGCAGTTGCCCGCTTATTTGGCTGCCCCTGAGTGGCAGAAGCACCATGCTGCTTTGATTGCTCTCGCTCAAATTGCAGAGGGTTGTGGCAAG GTAATGATTAAAAATTTGGAGCAAGTGGTAGCAATGGTCTTGAACTCATTTCAAGATCCACACCCCCGTGTAAGGTGGGCAGCGATTAATGCAATTGGGCAGTTGTCTACAGATTTGGGTCCAGATCTGCAAGTTCAATATCACCAAAGGGTGCTCCCGGCATTGGCTGCAGCTATGGATGATTTTCAGAATCCCCGTGTTCAG GCACATGCTGCTTCAGCATTGCTCAACTTCAGTGAGAATTGTACTCCGGATATTTTGACACCTTATTTGGATGGAGTAGTGAGCAAATTGCTTGTACTTCTGCAG AATGGCAAACAAATGGTGCAAGAGGGAGCCCTTACTGCTTTAGCATCTGTTGCCGATTCATCTCAG GAGCATTTCCAAAAATACTATGATGCAGTTATGCCTTACCTGAAAGCTATCTTGGTGAATGCAACTGATAAGTCTAACCGCATGCTTCGTGCAAAATCGATGGAGTGCATTAGCTTGGTTGGAATGGCTGTTGGAAAGGATAAGTTTAGGGATGATGCGAAGCAG GTCATGGAAGTGCTGATGGCTTTACAAGGATCTGGAATGGAGGCAGATGATCCAACTACAAGTTACATGCTACAG GCATGGGCAAGACTCTGCAAGTGCTTAGGACAAGATTTCCTCCCCTACATGAGTGTTGTAATGCCTCCTTTGCTTCAGTCTGCTCAACTTAAGCCAGATGTAACCATTACATCTGCAGATGACAATAGTGATATTGATGACTCTGATGATGAAAG TATTGAAACAATTACTCTTGGGGATAAGAGGATTGGAATCAAGACTAGTGTCCTAGAGGAAAAAGCTACTGCTTGCAATATGCTTTGTTGCTATGCTGACGAGTTGAAAGAAGGATTCTTTCCTTGGATTGATCAG GTTGCCCCAACTTTGGTTCCCCttcttaaattttattttcatgatGAAGTTAGGAAGGCAGCTGTTTCAG CAATGCCAGAGCTGCTGCTTTCTGCAAAATTAGCCATAGAGAAAGGGCAAGCTCAAGGTCGTAATGAAACCTATATAAAGCAATTGTCTGACTACATTGTTCCAGCTCTGGTGGAAGCATTACACAAG GAACCTGATACAGAAATCTGTGCAAATATTTTGGATGCTTTGAATGAATGTTTACAG ATAGCTGGACCACTTTTAGATGAAAGCCAGGTCAGATCCATTGTGGAGGAGATAAAGCAGGTGATCACTGCCAGTTCAagtagaaaaagagagagagcagaAAGGACCAAAGCAGAAGACTTTGACGATGAGGAAAAGGAGCTAATTAAAGAGGAAAATGAACAAGAGGAAGAAGTTTTTGATCAA GTGGGAGAAATCTTAGGAACTCTGATTAAAACATTTAAAGCCTCTTTCTTACCTTTCTTTGACGAGCTATCATCATATCTAACACCAATGTGG GCCAAGGATAAAACACCTGAAGAGAGAAGGATTGCTATATGCATCTTTGATGATGTTGCGGAGCAGTGCCGTGAAGCAGCTTTAAA ATATTATGAcacatttcttccttttttattGGAGGCCTGCAATGATGATAACCCTGATGTTCGACAG gCAGCTCTATATGGACTTGGTGTCTGTTTAGAGTTTGGCGGAATAGTAATTAAACCCCTTGTTGGCG AGGCTCTTTCGAGGCTAAATGCTGTGATTCAGCATCCTAATGCCCTACAAGCAGAAAATGTGATGGCATATGACAATGCTGTTTCTGCTTTAGGAAAAATATGTCAATTTCATCGTGACAGTATTGATGCAGCTCAG GTCATTCCCGCATGGTTGAACTGTTTACCGATTAAAGGTGACTTGATTGAAGCCAAAGTTGTTCATGACCAACTTTGTTCGATGGTTGAGAG GTCTGACAGAGAACTTTTGGGTCTCAACAATCAGTGTCTTCCCAAAATTGTTGCCGTGTTTGCTGAG GTTCTATGCGCCGGTAAGGATTTAGCAACGGAACAAACTGCAAGCAGAATGATTAATCTGTTAAGGCAGCTTCAGCAGACTTTGCCGCCAGCTACATTGGCCTCAACGTGGTCCTCCTTGCAACCTCAGCAACAGCTTGCACTGCAATCTATCCTCTCCTCATAA